One genomic segment of Impatiens glandulifera chromosome 6, dImpGla2.1, whole genome shotgun sequence includes these proteins:
- the LOC124943533 gene encoding uncharacterized protein LOC124943533, with amino-acid sequence MDHSNGIRRINTHVPDTPKTPKAGASPTFEELLQASDALKWSPLSGKDHHDDEQDFGHHNNMMNKKSVLAKMREKAKRLKNSISKRKHDQEDTGTPPWGVSLHDEDEEDHFASSMHKLEVAPPNHVKEIPKQHRINPNPRAITVVSEKHVLPNTIKQDINEGENEDDKKEDTKLENISNTARILTKSVSERLAPAYNIVSDATCIIASKIGLFAINTSEPVNNSSKGNTMDVDHQTNNTEKGVSENVKNYLMQKLEPGEDEKALSQVISEAISPKKIHDHNEMGVMEKVRGAFTALLYRNPISQKTQNDQNNNSSSVNK; translated from the exons atggatCATTCCAACGGGATCAGAAGAATCAATACCCATGTTCCCGACACACCCAAAACTCCCAAAGCTGGTGCCTCCCCAACTTTCGAGGAACTTCTTCAAG caagtGATGCATTAAAATGGTCCCCTTTGTCGGGAAAGGATCACCATGACGACGAACAAGATTTCGGTCATCACAACAACATGATGAACAAGAAATCGGTCCTCGCAAAAATGAGGGAGAAAGCAAAAAGGTTAAAGAATAGCATTAGTAAGAGAAAACATGACCAAGAGGATACCGGCACCCCTCCATGGGGAGTTAGCTTGcacgatgaagatgaagaagatcatTTTGCTTCATCAA TGCACAAATTGGAGGTGGCACCACCAAACCATGTTAAGGAAATTCCAAAGCAACATCGAATTAACCCAAATCCGAGAGCAATTACTGTCGTTTCAGAGAAGCATGTTTTACCCAATACAATAAAACAAGACATCAATGAAGGAGAGAATGAAGACGATAAAAAAGAAGATACAAAATTAGAAAACATTAGCAATACGGCAAGAATCCTTACTAAGTCGGTCTCCGAAAGATTGGCCCCAGCTTACAATATTGTGTCTGATGCAACATGCATAATTGCTTCTAAAATAGGATTATTCGCGATTAACACTTCAGAACCTGTTAATAATTCATCAAAGGGGAATACAATGGATGTTgatcatcaaacaaataataCAGAAAAGGGTGTCTCTGAAAATGTGAAGAACTACCTAATGCAAAAGCTTGAGCCAGGTGAAGACGAGAAGGCACTTTCCCAAGTAATATCGGAAGCTATTAGTCCAAAAAAGATTCATGATCATAATGAAATGGGAGTTATGGAGAAAGTCAGAGGGGCTTTCACTGCGTTACTTTACAGAAACCCGATTTCtcaaaaaacacaaaatgatcaaaataataatagtagtagTGTAAATAAGTAG